Proteins from one Dermacentor variabilis isolate Ectoservices chromosome 1, ASM5094787v1, whole genome shotgun sequence genomic window:
- the LOC142571382 gene encoding uncharacterized protein LOC142571382: MLDYYKILGVQQTAPLEDIKKAYRRLCLRWHPDKNPDNKEKAEQNFRSVAQAYQTLSDEKKRKEYDYQCALLRGRARHPPRRQAAPSPFSTLEEIIKGIHRRSWETGPAPPDCSGASASSYTSTPSPFAARRPSGSRRHGGFHAGIRVEAGADGFRMVHHCTLGRGAAPTTARVTQTSFTVHKPTSAATAAVVGHHRPAIPTSRPRLYEVRTVICDGVQRVCCYEDGVRVSTVAHPVAPVRQSEIQPMVLTHRTGT, from the exons ATGCTGGACTACTACAAAATCCTGGGCGTCCAGCAAACGGCCCCGCTGGAGGACATCAAGAAGGCCTACCGGCGGCTGTGCCTGCGCTGGCACCCCGACAAGAACCCGGACAACAAGGAGAAGGCCGAGCAGAACTTTCGCAGCGTGGCGCAGGCCTACCAGACGCTGTCGGACGAGAAGAAGCGCAAGGAGTACGACTACCAGTGTGCCCTCCTGCGTGGCCGTGCCCGCCATCCGCCACGGAGGCAGGCGGCCCCGAGCCCCTTCTCGACGCTCGAGGAAATCATCAAGGGTATCCACCGCAGGTCCTGGGAGACTGGTCCGGCGCCCCCGGACTGCTCTGGAGCGAGTGCGTCCTCGTATACGTCCACACCGTCGCCGTTCGCGGCGCGCAGGCCGTCGGGCTCCCGGCGCCACGGCGGCTTTCACGCGGGCATCCGGGTGGAGGCCGGCGCGGACGGGTTCCGCATGGTGCACCACTGCACGCTGGGTCGCGGCGCGGCGCCGACGACAGCGCGGGTGACGCAAACCTCGTTCACGGTGCACAAGCCGACCtcagcggcgacggcggcggtggtCGGGCACCACCGGCCCGCTATCCCTACCAGCCGGCCCAGGCTCTACGAGGTGCGCACGGTGATTTGCGACGGCGTCCAGAGGGTGTGCTGCTACGAGGACGGCGTCAGGGTGTCTACCGTGGCCCACCCCGTGGCTCCCGTGCGTCAG TCAGAGATACAACCCATGGTATTGACTCATCGGACCGGAACCTGA
- the LOC142571391 gene encoding uncharacterized protein LOC142571391: MAQGQDYYSVLGVSRNATTSDINKAYRALALQWHPDKYEGSKEKAERMFRLISEAHNVLSNDSTRQRYDNHLRKTAIQAIPPTPSGTVRAYCYIVPTYSRQSPAPQQSCSYTQQSPVATYPQYSMTTMYRPTPQLQQPVVHYNMYQPSTSQYSYTIPLTSYLPKQAMSMTGYVPTSSTTTPYHQTPPITTNVSLLRVPSDYERQTSTRIIRGTRMDLEVIKENAAEIVNVYENGVLTQSTYRRTRPPS, from the coding sequence ATGGCCCAGGGCCAGGACTACTACAGCGTCTTGGGCGTCAGCCGCAACGCCACAACATCCGACATCAACAAGGCCTACAGAGCGCTCGCGCTTCAGTGGCACCCGGACAAGTACGAGGGTAGCAAGGAGAAGGCCGAGCGTATGTTCCGCCTCATATCTGAGGCCCACAACGTACTCAGCAACGACTCGACGCGACAGCGCTACGACAACCACCTCCGAAAAACGGCGATTCAGGCGATTCCACCAACTCCGTCGGGCACTGTACGCGCCTACTGCTACATTGTGCCCACCTATTCCCGGCAGAGCCCCGCGCCCCAGCAGTCGTGCTCGTACACCCAACAGAGCCCCGTAGCCACCTACCCGCAGTACTCGATGACCACCATGTACCGGCCGACACCGCAGTTGCAGCAACCAGTGGTCCACTACAACATGTACCAGCCTTCGACCTCTCAGTACTCGTACACCATTCCACTCACTTCGTACTTGCCGAAGCAGGCGATGTCCATGACGGGCTACGTACCAACATCCTCGACAACCACGCCCTACCACCAGACCCCACCTATCACAACCAACGTCTCACTGTTGCGCGTGCCATCAGACTACGAGCGCCAGACGTCTACACGCATCATCCGCGGGACCCGCATGGACCTTGAGGTTATCAAAGAAAATGCTGCCGAGATAGTGAACGTCTACGAGAACGGAGTGCTGACCCAGAGCACCTACCGACGCACTCGTCCCCCCTCGTAA